Proteins encoded together in one Aeromonas encheleia window:
- the mobB gene encoding molybdopterin-guanine dinucleotide biosynthesis protein B, which yields MISRLPLLGFVAWSGTGKTTLLERLIPLLGQRGLRLGVLKHTHHDFDMDQPGKDSYRLRKAGARQVMAASSRRNARIVETPDGEPPFSALLAGFDWAQLDLLLIEGFKHEHFPKIELYRSAIGRPLLFPEDGEVMALVSDSPQATTLPQFDFEALPAIADFICAWLGERQGASPHQDRIADHDQPPALAALLASQALIRQPLRLSALAMTAIPHPAGDGYLPAHLCQDANGILQVSPTSAFMPSALPAANCLIELDPSRPAIAPGERVWVRPLAGWMP from the coding sequence ATGATCTCCCGGCTGCCGCTGCTCGGCTTCGTCGCCTGGAGCGGCACCGGCAAGACTACCTTGCTGGAGCGGCTCATCCCCCTGCTCGGCCAGCGCGGCCTGCGGCTCGGGGTGCTCAAGCACACCCATCACGATTTCGACATGGATCAGCCGGGCAAGGACAGCTATCGCCTGCGCAAGGCCGGGGCCCGGCAGGTGATGGCGGCCTCGAGCCGGCGCAACGCCCGCATCGTCGAGACCCCGGACGGCGAGCCTCCCTTTTCCGCTCTACTGGCTGGCTTCGACTGGGCTCAGCTCGATCTGCTGCTGATCGAAGGCTTCAAGCACGAGCACTTCCCCAAGATAGAGCTGTATCGCAGTGCCATCGGTCGGCCACTGCTGTTTCCGGAGGATGGCGAGGTGATGGCGCTGGTGAGCGACAGCCCCCAGGCCACCACCCTGCCCCAGTTCGATTTCGAGGCGCTGCCCGCCATCGCCGACTTTATCTGCGCCTGGCTGGGCGAGCGGCAAGGGGCCAGCCCCCATCAAGACCGGATTGCCGACCATGACCAGCCACCGGCGCTGGCGGCCCTGCTGGCGAGCCAGGCCCTCATCCGGCAGCCGCTGCGTCTCAGCGCCCTGGCCATGACGGCTATCCCCCACCCGGCGGGTGACGGCTATCTGCCCGCTCATCTCTGCCAGGATGCCAATGGCATCTTGCAGGTCAGCCCGACAAGTGCTTTTATGCCTTCTGCCCTCCCCGCAGCCAACTGTCTGATCGAACTCGATCCCTCCCGCCCGGCCATCGCCCCCGGCGAGCGGGTCTGGGTTCGTCCGCTGGCGGGGTGGATGCCGTGA
- a CDS encoding NAD-dependent malic enzyme encodes MATGQYLLWKDAQGEDFRPVALTGTDLLNDRNLNKGTAFTEQERADFELDGLLPPQVQTFEAQLDRVYQGFLSACSDIEKYQNLRALQDRNETLFYALLSRHVEEMTPIIYTPTVGKACQEFSHRYQKARGLYITPKNVDDMGSLARHVDSKSVRIIVVTDSQGILGIGDQGVGGMGIPIGKLSLYTLAAGIHPACCLPIALDVGTDNQTLLDDPMYLGQPHRRIRGKEYDDFIDKFVAGVKRHFPNAVLQWEDFSKSNAFNNLSRYQQALPSFNDDIQGTGAVVLAGIIGAVKAKGESLGQQNYLVYGAGAGGVGVADQICAGMIREGLDPQAARDRIYILDTQGLVCDNREGLDEYKRRYAKPGLLLAQWDLQGKAGLTEVLRHVPITVLLGTSGAGGAFQEQHIQLMLEHCDRPMVFPLSNPTANCEALPEDIYRWSQGRAIVATGSPFKDVHHEGRDYRIGQGNNVFIFPGVGLAAIVSQIREISPDIFTTAAFALAECVSEADLAQGSVYPRIRELRSISVHVATAVLKDIVRRDPSHPLIGQDLQQHILSHMWEPLYLPYRRV; translated from the coding sequence ATGGCTACCGGACAATATCTGCTGTGGAAAGACGCACAGGGAGAGGACTTTCGCCCCGTTGCACTGACTGGCACCGATCTGCTCAACGATCGCAATCTCAACAAGGGCACCGCCTTTACCGAACAGGAGCGGGCCGACTTCGAGCTCGACGGCCTGCTGCCGCCCCAGGTGCAGACCTTCGAGGCCCAGCTGGATCGGGTCTATCAGGGCTTTTTGAGCGCCTGCAGCGACATCGAGAAGTATCAGAACCTGCGTGCCCTGCAGGATCGCAACGAGACCCTGTTCTACGCCCTGCTCTCCCGTCACGTGGAGGAGATGACCCCCATCATCTATACCCCGACCGTGGGCAAGGCGTGCCAGGAGTTCAGCCACCGCTACCAGAAGGCGCGCGGCCTCTACATCACCCCGAAGAACGTCGATGACATGGGCTCCCTGGCCCGCCACGTGGACAGCAAGTCGGTGCGCATCATAGTGGTGACCGACAGCCAGGGCATACTGGGGATCGGCGATCAGGGGGTGGGCGGCATGGGCATCCCCATCGGCAAGCTCTCCCTCTATACCCTGGCGGCCGGCATCCACCCCGCCTGCTGCCTGCCCATAGCGCTGGATGTGGGCACCGACAATCAGACCCTGCTCGACGATCCCATGTATCTCGGTCAGCCCCATCGCCGCATTCGCGGCAAGGAGTATGACGACTTCATCGACAAGTTCGTGGCCGGGGTCAAGCGCCACTTCCCCAATGCCGTGCTGCAGTGGGAGGACTTCAGCAAGTCCAACGCCTTCAACAACCTGTCCCGCTACCAGCAGGCGCTGCCCTCGTTCAACGACGACATTCAGGGCACCGGGGCCGTGGTGCTGGCGGGCATCATAGGGGCGGTCAAGGCCAAGGGCGAGAGCCTGGGCCAGCAGAACTACCTGGTCTATGGCGCCGGTGCCGGCGGGGTCGGGGTGGCAGATCAGATCTGTGCGGGCATGATCCGCGAGGGGCTGGATCCGCAGGCGGCGCGGGATCGCATCTATATCCTGGATACCCAGGGGCTGGTGTGTGACAACCGTGAGGGGCTGGACGAATACAAGCGGCGCTACGCCAAGCCGGGCCTGCTGCTGGCGCAGTGGGACCTGCAGGGCAAGGCCGGCCTGACCGAGGTGCTGCGCCATGTGCCCATCACCGTGCTGCTGGGTACCAGCGGGGCGGGTGGCGCCTTCCAGGAGCAGCACATCCAGCTGATGCTGGAGCACTGCGATCGCCCCATGGTGTTCCCGCTCTCCAACCCGACCGCCAACTGCGAGGCGTTGCCGGAAGACATCTACCGCTGGAGTCAGGGCCGCGCCATCGTCGCCACCGGCAGCCCGTTCAAGGACGTGCACCACGAGGGGCGGGATTACCGCATCGGCCAGGGCAACAACGTCTTCATCTTCCCCGGCGTGGGCCTGGCCGCCATCGTCAGCCAGATCCGCGAGATCAGCCCCGACATCTTCACCACCGCCGCCTTCGCCCTGGCGGAGTGCGTGAGCGAGGCCGATCTGGCGCAGGGCTCGGTCTATCCGCGGATCCGCGAGCTGCGCAGCATCTCGGTGCACGTGGCGACCGCCGTGCTGAAAGACATAGTGCGCCGGGATCCGTCCCACCCGCTGATCGGTCAGGATCTGCAGCAGCACATCCTGAGCCACATGTGGGAGCCGCTCTATCTGCCCTATCGCCGGGTCTGA
- the mobA gene encoding molybdenum cofactor guanylyltransferase MobA: MTPDPATPSDHFPVSAVILAGGRATRMGGEDKGWVPLAGRPLVGHVLERLRPQVDELLINANRNQARYRQLAPVIEDGNHDFLGPLAGMQAGLAAARHDWVLFVPCDGPGLPRDLMRRFRAALVPEAGQLPELVVAHDGQHLQPVVALLHKSLLPSLQQALAEGERKIACWFGRHRMAVVHFADQPDAFINLNDPRELSAYEARLLAENTPLAGGARP, translated from the coding sequence ATGACCCCAGATCCTGCAACCCCGAGTGACCACTTTCCCGTCTCCGCCGTGATCCTGGCCGGTGGCCGCGCCACCCGCATGGGGGGCGAAGACAAGGGCTGGGTGCCCCTGGCGGGCAGGCCCCTCGTCGGACATGTGCTCGAGCGGCTGCGGCCCCAGGTGGACGAGCTGCTGATCAACGCCAACCGCAATCAGGCCCGTTATCGGCAACTGGCCCCCGTCATCGAGGATGGCAACCATGACTTCCTCGGCCCGCTGGCGGGCATGCAGGCCGGCCTGGCCGCCGCCCGCCACGACTGGGTGCTGTTCGTGCCCTGTGACGGCCCCGGCCTGCCACGGGACCTGATGCGCCGCTTTCGCGCCGCGCTGGTGCCAGAAGCCGGGCAGCTCCCCGAGCTGGTGGTGGCCCATGACGGCCAGCATCTGCAACCCGTGGTCGCCTTGCTGCACAAGTCGCTGCTTCCCTCCCTGCAGCAGGCGCTGGCCGAGGGGGAGCGCAAGATAGCTTGCTGGTTCGGCCGCCACCGGATGGCGGTGGTGCACTTTGCCGATCAGCCGGATGCCTTCATCAATCTCAACGATCCGCGCGAGCTCTCGGCCTATGAGGCGCGTCTGCTGGCTGAAAATACACCGCTGGCGGGGGGAGCGCGGCCATGA
- a CDS encoding diguanylate cyclase: MRVSAMRLRAFMSSRFSRLAARRDLLLLVLLVQSAVTAGYLYLDRYWIETGVVQNLRNVSAMHLRSFERLQEILDHRLGSIGTATLTRPAPQDKQLLLQQEVKHPWLDTVAVLDPDGGILSIASSIPLASMLPPTLLKTGSFLHSPRYRAFHESGADSSLFFVSSDQDSEQGGGGMVMFRKIQSADGQLLGSAIGYLSLQSLSAWLNTDDTRGFNLGENVVLAMFDQRTSKLLYRYANSGAPADGVAGWQASHKPSFQETQHGADVKFYRSTVDGVERLAVLTPLHLGQWQQVVAVSKAAYLFHWWNQVIFSVVALACLSVLQWLLVEFLRQNHQQRELLNLVLNTLDAYVYFKTSERRFVYVNAKTAEMFGLPAEQIIGRLDHEILTPEVADHFWLLDSQVFATGNKQSGKEVATTPSGETRYYESVKVPVQLPDQPLALIGVSTDVTELHNQTIAREAAERELAAHNHYLYLNNQVLEQLGHKVPLSEVLDAMVRIINAYHPGVLGTVFLVADDGTELVNCAAPDLPDEWRSPTGRMPIAEGNGSAVAAVLRGERVIAQDVATDPSWAAVRDKAVESGLRAAWAQPIKNGDGRIIGVFNLYRREPAVPDAHDLALLADYARLAQLAIERSRLAEALQESQALYRLIAENSNDVIWVMQYPSMQYSYTSPSVERLRGLTQEDIAAHPLRHWLPPQAARAWSEAVEDHIRRIGEGDLTARHIEIELEVWHKDGSLVPVEVVANIMLDGESRPTHIVGSSRDITRRKAAEDAIRKMAFYDQLTGLPNRRMLEDRLSLLLALGRREQRKLSLLFIDLDRFKAVNDQHGHGAGDWLLKQVASRMGAVLRESDTASRIGGDEFVILLPDARKMEDAVFVAEKIRKVLDMPFVMDDGVELDISSSIGVVMYPDQADNERDLLHFGDEAMYRAKQGGRNAVAVFGAQTPSAGSPAGPADRPT, from the coding sequence ATGAGAGTTTCTGCTATGCGTCTGCGAGCCTTCATGAGCTCGCGCTTCTCCCGTCTGGCGGCCAGACGGGACCTGCTGTTGCTGGTGCTGCTGGTCCAGAGCGCCGTTACGGCGGGCTACCTCTATCTGGATCGCTACTGGATTGAAACCGGGGTGGTGCAGAATCTGAGAAACGTGTCGGCGATGCATCTGCGCAGCTTTGAACGGCTGCAGGAGATCCTGGATCATCGGCTCGGCTCGATCGGTACTGCTACCCTGACCAGGCCGGCGCCGCAAGACAAGCAACTCCTGTTGCAACAGGAAGTGAAGCACCCCTGGCTGGATACCGTCGCCGTCCTGGATCCCGATGGCGGCATCCTGAGCATCGCATCCAGCATACCGCTGGCATCGATGCTGCCGCCGACCCTGTTGAAGACCGGCTCCTTCCTGCATTCACCCCGTTATCGGGCCTTCCATGAGAGCGGGGCCGACTCTTCCCTCTTCTTTGTGTCCAGTGACCAGGACAGCGAACAGGGGGGCGGGGGCATGGTGATGTTCAGAAAGATACAGTCTGCGGACGGGCAGTTGCTGGGCAGTGCCATCGGCTATCTCAGCCTGCAGAGCCTGTCAGCCTGGCTCAATACCGATGACACGCGCGGCTTCAACCTGGGGGAAAACGTGGTCCTTGCCATGTTTGACCAGCGCACGAGCAAGCTGCTGTATCGCTATGCGAATTCAGGTGCGCCTGCCGATGGGGTGGCGGGGTGGCAGGCCAGCCACAAACCTTCTTTTCAGGAGACCCAGCACGGAGCGGATGTGAAATTCTACCGCTCCACGGTAGACGGGGTGGAGCGGCTTGCGGTGTTGACCCCGCTGCACCTTGGACAGTGGCAGCAAGTGGTGGCGGTGAGCAAGGCGGCGTACCTGTTCCACTGGTGGAATCAGGTGATCTTCTCAGTGGTGGCGTTGGCCTGTCTCTCCGTCCTGCAGTGGCTGCTGGTGGAATTCTTGCGCCAGAATCACCAGCAGCGCGAGTTGCTGAACCTGGTCCTCAACACCCTGGACGCCTATGTGTATTTCAAGACCAGCGAGCGGCGCTTCGTCTACGTCAACGCCAAGACCGCCGAGATGTTTGGCCTGCCGGCCGAGCAGATCATCGGGCGCCTGGATCACGAAATCCTGACGCCGGAGGTGGCCGACCATTTCTGGCTCCTCGATAGCCAGGTGTTCGCCACGGGCAACAAGCAAAGCGGCAAGGAGGTAGCCACCACCCCGAGCGGGGAGACCCGTTACTACGAGTCGGTCAAGGTGCCGGTGCAACTGCCGGATCAACCCCTGGCGCTGATCGGTGTCTCCACCGACGTGACCGAATTGCATAACCAGACCATCGCCCGTGAAGCCGCCGAGCGGGAACTGGCGGCGCACAATCACTACCTCTATCTGAACAACCAGGTGCTGGAGCAGCTGGGCCATAAGGTCCCCTTGTCCGAGGTGCTGGATGCCATGGTGCGCATCATCAATGCCTATCACCCCGGTGTGCTGGGCACCGTATTTCTGGTGGCTGACGATGGCACCGAGCTGGTCAACTGCGCCGCCCCTGACTTGCCTGATGAGTGGCGAAGCCCCACCGGGCGCATGCCTATCGCGGAGGGGAACGGCTCTGCGGTGGCGGCCGTGCTCCGTGGGGAGAGGGTGATTGCACAGGATGTTGCCACCGATCCCAGCTGGGCCGCGGTGCGCGACAAGGCGGTCGAGAGCGGGCTGCGCGCCGCCTGGGCCCAGCCCATCAAAAACGGGGATGGCCGGATCATCGGCGTATTCAACCTCTATCGGCGGGAACCCGCCGTCCCGGATGCCCATGATCTCGCCCTGCTGGCGGACTACGCCAGACTGGCGCAGCTGGCCATAGAGCGTTCGCGTCTGGCGGAGGCACTGCAGGAGAGTCAGGCCCTGTATCGCCTGATAGCGGAAAACAGCAACGATGTGATCTGGGTGATGCAATATCCCTCCATGCAATACAGCTACACCAGTCCCTCGGTCGAACGGCTGCGTGGCCTGACTCAGGAAGACATTGCCGCCCATCCTCTGCGCCACTGGTTGCCGCCACAGGCTGCCCGCGCGTGGAGCGAGGCGGTGGAGGATCACATCAGGCGCATTGGTGAGGGAGACCTGACGGCCCGCCACATCGAGATCGAACTGGAGGTCTGGCACAAGGACGGGAGCCTGGTCCCGGTCGAGGTCGTGGCCAACATCATGCTGGACGGTGAGTCCAGACCGACCCACATCGTCGGCAGTTCCCGGGACATCACCCGGCGCAAGGCCGCCGAAGACGCCATTCGCAAGATGGCGTTCTACGACCAGCTGACCGGTCTGCCGAACCGCCGGATGTTGGAAGACAGGCTCAGCCTGCTGCTCGCGCTGGGGAGGCGGGAGCAACGCAAACTGTCGCTGCTGTTCATCGATCTGGACAGGTTCAAGGCGGTCAATGACCAGCACGGGCATGGGGCCGGAGACTGGTTGTTGAAGCAGGTCGCGTCACGGATGGGGGCCGTGTTGCGTGAATCCGATACGGCCTCGCGCATCGGCGGCGACGAGTTCGTCATCCTCCTGCCCGATGCCAGAAAGATGGAAGATGCCGTGTTTGTCGCGGAAAAGATCCGCAAGGTGCTCGACATGCCCTTTGTCATGGATGACGGCGTTGAGCTGGATATTTCGTCGAGCATAGGGGTGGTGATGTATCCAGACCAGGCAGACAATGAGCGGGATCTGCTGCACTTTGGCGACGAGGCCATGTACCGCGCCAAGCAGGGCGGCAGGAACGCGGTGGCGGTGTTTGGCGCTCAGACGCCATCCGCGGGTTCACCGGCAGGGCCAGCAGACAGGCCGACCTAG
- a CDS encoding TMEM175 family protein has product MGSTRLEAFSDGVIAILITIMVLELKVPHDANWQALTPLLPVFLSYVLSFIYLGIYWNNHHHMLHTCRQITGPILWANLHLLFWLSLIPFATGWMGENHFASLPTALYGLVLLMAAIAYFLLQALIIRSQGPHSLLKRALGTDWKGKISPLLYFSAILAAFWAQWLSQLIYVLAALIWLVPDSRIEHILAEHEAD; this is encoded by the coding sequence ATGGGAAGCACTCGACTGGAAGCCTTCAGCGATGGGGTCATCGCCATCTTGATCACCATCATGGTGCTGGAGCTCAAGGTGCCCCACGACGCCAACTGGCAGGCGCTCACCCCACTGCTGCCGGTGTTCCTGAGCTATGTCCTCAGCTTCATCTACCTGGGTATCTACTGGAACAACCATCACCACATGCTGCACACCTGCCGCCAGATCACCGGCCCCATCCTCTGGGCCAATCTGCACCTGCTGTTCTGGCTCTCCCTGATCCCCTTTGCCACCGGCTGGATGGGGGAGAACCACTTCGCCAGCCTGCCGACGGCACTCTATGGCCTGGTACTCTTGATGGCCGCCATCGCCTACTTCCTGCTGCAGGCGCTGATCATCCGCTCTCAGGGGCCGCACTCACTGCTCAAGCGGGCGCTCGGCACTGACTGGAAGGGCAAGATCTCTCCCCTGCTCTATTTCAGCGCCATCCTGGCCGCCTTCTGGGCCCAGTGGTTGTCCCAGCTTATCTATGTGCTGGCCGCCCTGATCTGGCTGGTGCCGGACAGCCGCATCGAGCACATCCTGGCCGAGCATGAGGCCGACTAG
- a CDS encoding FUSC family protein encodes MRLNAPLSRLDLLIYGRYRLVHGLRISLAFTLTFLLTRELKLPESTWPLITLVVVMGPISFWGNVLSRALQRVVGTIFGAACGVVALYLELYSMPLMLIWCSGIMFLCGYLALGKRPYVGLLIGITLAVTMGAMPGDIETALWRSGDVILGSVLALLFCSIYPQRAYSHWRLQMHDTLQQAHRLYHTHLSPNILERPKLARSHSQLLSRMVSLRPLLTPAVKETRLSSTLFEAIQTTMRNTFCTLEMLANTYWTDRQSHFLMQSSPQLRACQQATEEVITQLALMLKSGDPRAAEQAIARLQAAAAQVQAQVRLNTGAEATVSGYLWLNVQLIEQLSHLYRLLGLVLQPYNKPSVRP; translated from the coding sequence TTGCGCCTGAACGCCCCGCTCTCCCGCTTAGATCTGCTGATCTATGGTCGCTACCGCCTGGTTCACGGCCTGCGCATCTCCCTGGCCTTCACCCTCACCTTCCTGCTGACCCGTGAGCTCAAGCTGCCGGAGAGCACCTGGCCACTCATCACCCTGGTGGTGGTGATGGGCCCCATCTCGTTCTGGGGCAACGTGCTGTCGCGTGCCCTGCAACGGGTGGTCGGCACCATCTTCGGTGCGGCCTGCGGGGTAGTGGCGCTCTATCTGGAGCTCTACTCCATGCCGCTGATGTTGATCTGGTGCAGCGGCATCATGTTCCTGTGCGGCTACCTGGCGCTCGGCAAGCGTCCCTACGTGGGGCTGCTCATCGGCATCACCCTGGCGGTGACCATGGGCGCCATGCCGGGGGACATAGAGACAGCGCTCTGGCGCAGCGGCGACGTGATCCTGGGCTCGGTGCTGGCGCTGTTGTTCTGCAGCATCTATCCCCAGCGCGCCTACAGCCACTGGCGGCTGCAGATGCACGACACCTTGCAGCAGGCACACCGCCTCTATCACACCCACCTCTCCCCCAACATCCTGGAGCGCCCCAAGCTGGCCCGCAGCCATTCCCAGCTGCTCTCCAGGATGGTCAGCCTGCGCCCCTTGCTGACCCCCGCCGTCAAGGAGACCCGCCTCAGCAGCACCCTGTTCGAGGCCATCCAGACCACAATGCGCAACACCTTCTGCACCCTGGAGATGCTGGCCAACACCTACTGGACCGATCGCCAGAGCCACTTCCTGATGCAGAGCAGCCCGCAATTGCGCGCCTGCCAGCAGGCCACCGAGGAGGTGATCACCCAGCTCGCGCTCATGCTCAAGAGCGGGGATCCCCGCGCGGCCGAGCAGGCCATCGCCCGCTTGCAGGCGGCGGCGGCCCAAGTTCAAGCCCAGGTGCGGCTCAACACCGGTGCCGAGGCCACCGTCAGCGGCTACCTCTGGCTCAACGTGCAGCTCATCGAGCAGCTCAGCCACCTGTACCGCCTGCTGGGGCTGGTGCTGCAGCCCTACAACAAGCCCTCGGTGCGGCCATGA